The window CCGTCCCAGCCGGTGGTCCGCGTGACGGTGGACGGCCAGCGGATGGACGCGTTCAACAGCTCCAACCTGACGCCCCAGGTGCACGGCGTGACGGCGGCGCCGAGCCGCCCGATCGTGGTGGCCGACGCGAGCGGGCTGTGGACGGCGTCGGAGCTCGGCGAGGTCTGGCGGCCGCAGGCCCACTCGATGAAGGACGCGGATCCGTTCTACCCGGGCTGAGGTTCCGGAAACTGTCGGTGGTGCCGGGGACACTGTCCGTGTGTGGCTCGATTTGCTGATCCCCGCCCGGTGCGCCGGCTGCGGGGCCCGTGGAGCGCCGTGCTGCGGCCGGTGCGCGGGGGTGTGGGGTGCGGTGTCCGAGGTCGTCCGGGTCCCGGTGGCGGGGAAGGTGCGGGTGTTCGCGCTGGCCCGGTACCGGGGCGTCGGCCGGCGGTTGCTGATCGCGTTCAAGGAGCGTGGCCGCCGCGACTTGGCGGCCTCACTGGGGCGCGCGCTGGCGGAGGCCCTGGTCGTCCTGCCGCGGGTGTCCGCTTCTCGGGTGTGCTTGGTGCCGGCGCCGAGCCGCCGTCCGGCGGCCCGGGTCCGCGGAGGCCCGCACGTCGAGCGCCTGGCCAACGCGGCGGCGAAGGTCCTGGCGGAGCGGGGCTTCGAAGTCGCGGTCGCTCCGGCGCTGGAGCTGTCCGGCCGAGCCCGCGACGCGGTCGGCCTGGACCGCGCGGCCCGGATGGCCAACCTCGCGGGCCGGGTGCGCTTCCGCGAGGCAGGCCGCCCACCGCCGGGCATGCCGGTGGTGCTCCTGGACGACGTGATCACGACGGGAGCCACGGCGGCGGCCTGCGTCCGGGCAATGGCGGCGGAGGGGATCGAGGTGGCGGCGGTCTTGACCCTGCTCGCGGCGGGGTGACGCATGGCGTGCGGCTGCGGGGCCGTCGTCGGCGCCGCGCCGCCCGGCGGTCCTCCGCCGCCCGGCACCAGTCCCGCGCCGCCAGGTGTGGCGGCCGCCGTCACCAGCCGCGCGGTGCCGGTCCGCGGCAGCAACGCCTGCTTCCGATCGCGCGGCCGCGGCAGCCATGGCTGCGTCCGATCGCGCGCAGCCGCGGCAGCAACGCCTGCTTCCGATCGCGCGCAGCCGCGGCAGTCACGGCTGCGTCCGATCGCGCGCAGCCGAGCATTCGTCACCGCCACGGGTACCACCGCCGACCGCGGCAAGCCACCCGCCTCCCCGGCCCTCACCACCGCAAACCCGGCACCCCACCCCGGCACCCCCCCCGGCCTCACCCCGCACCCGGGTGACCCCGACGTCACCTACACGAGTGACATCCGGCGGGAACGCAATCAGCTCGGGGGCCGTTGTCCCGGCATGAGGGTGTCGATCAAGACCACTCGGCCGCCAGGCCACTCCACCGGGGTGGCGGCTGCGGGAAACCTGGCCGTCACCCTCGGCGTCCACCAGCCGGCAGCGATGCGCCGTCCGTGTGAAAGCACGCGAACCGCACCGCGTCCGACCAGCGGGTGTTTTCTGGTGTTCACCCTCCGCTCACTGCGCGGGGTGACGGAGTCTCATTCCTCGACATCCCCCGGCTCGGGGGCTGTTGCAACGGGCGTGAGGAAGCTAACGTGCTCCGCTATCAGCAATCCCCGCAGGCAGGGAGGTGACGAGCCCATGTCCCTGGCGCCGGAGGTGCGCTGAGTCCGCGCTCGGGCCCCGGCACGAGACGTCGTGAACCGATCCCGAGTTCCTTCTCAGCCCGCGATCCGGGCTTCCGTCCCCGCTACACCGGCGCCGTGTGTGAACTCAACAGCTCGCAGTCATCTCAGCGAGGGAGGTCGTGTATGGACATCGTCGTTAAGGGCCGCAACGTAGAGGTGCCCGAGCACTATCGGGCACTCGTCAGCGAAAAGCTGGCCCGCCTCGAGCGCTACGACAGGAAAGTCATCCGGTACGACGTGGAGCTGTTCCACGAACCCAATCGGCGCCAGGCCAAGAGTTGCCAGCGCGTCGAAATCACCGGAAAGGGGCGTGGCCCGGCCGTACGCGCTGAAGCGTGTGCCGCCGACTTCTACGCAGCGCTCGATTCCGCAGTCACGAAGCTGGAGAACCGGCTGCGGAGGACACACGACCGGAGGCGCGTGCACTACGGGCGCAGCCGCCCGGAATCGGTCGCCGAAGCGACCTCGGCCCTGCCGGGTGGTGGATCCCCGGCCGCAGCCAGTCCCGCCGCGCGTACCGCGGTGTTGGAAGCACCCGAAGCCGAGCCGCAGACGAACGGCTTCGCGGTCGCCGGAGAGATCCACCTGCCCCAGCAGCAGAGCTGGGCCGACGACGACCTCGGTCACCAGCCCGGTCGCGTCGTTCGCGAGAAGCAGCACACCGCGGAGCCCATGACGGTGGACCAGGCTCTCTACGAGATGGAGCTGGTCGGCCACGACTTCTACCTCTTCAACGACTCGGAGGCGGGCCGGCCCAGCGTGGTCTACCGGCGGAAAGGCTTCGACTACGGCGTGATCCGGCTCGGCTGAGCCGTCCTAAGGAGGCCTGACGGATGGCCCGCACGCGGCTCGCGTGCGGGCCATCCGCACGTCCACGACCTACGGCGTGTGCACACGACGCCCACCGTTCCCTACGATGGGGTGGGACGGTGGCGCCGACCACGGCGGCCGCCGCGGGAAAACCTGCCCGGGACCGGCCTGGGCGCACTCATGATCAGCTAGTGAGGTCGACCGGATGGTGCTGAACCGCCTGCTCCGCGCGGGCGAGGGCAAGATGGTGAAGCGGCTGCGCAACATCGCCGATCACATCAACACCCTCGAAGACGACGTCAAGGACCTGACCGACGCCGAGCTGCGGGCCAAGACCGAGGAGTTCCGCAAGCGGAACGGCGAGGGCGAGTCGCTCGACGAGCTGCTTCCGGAGGCCTTCGCGGTCGCCCGGGAAGCGGCCAAGCGGGTGCTGGGCCAGCGGCACTTCGACGTCCAGCTGATGGGCGGCGCGGCCCTGCACCTCGGCCAGGTCGCCGAAATGAAGACCGGCGAGGGCAAGACGCTCACCTGCGTCCTCCCCGCCTACCTCAACGCCATCCCCGGCAAGGGCGTCCACGTCGTCACGACGAACGACTACCTGGCCAAGCGCGACTCGGAGTGGATGGGCCGCATCCACCGCTTCCTCGGCCTCGAGGTCGGCGTCATCCTGTCGGAGCAGCAGCCGGACGTGCGGCGCTCCCAGTACAACGCCGACATCACCTACGGCACGAACAACGAGTTCGGCTTCGACTACCTGCGCGACAACATGGCGTGGAGCCTCGACGACTGCGTGCAGCGCGGGCACAACTTCGCCATCGTCGACGAGGTCGACTCGATCCTCATCGACGAGGCCAGGACGCCGCTGATCATCTCGGGCCCGGCGGACCAGTCGTCGCGCTGGTACGTCGAGTTCGCCCGGCTCGCCCCGCTGATGAAGGGCATCGACACCACGACCATGGGGTCGCGGGAGCGCACCGAGAAGACGAACCTGATCAACTCGAAGTACCACTACGAGGTCGACGTCCGGAAGCGCACCGTCGCCGTCACCGAGAAGGGCGTCCGGTTCGTCGAGGACCAGCTCGGCATCGAGAACCTCTACGAGGCCGCGAACACCCCGCTGGTCGGGTACCTGAACAACGCGCTGAAGGTCCAGGAGCTCTTCCACAAGGACAAGGACTACATCGTCCGCAACGGCGAAGTGATGATCGTCGACGAGTTCACCGGGCGCATCCTGGTCGGCCGCCGCTACAACGAGGGCATGCACCAGGCGATCGAGGCCAAGGAAAAGGTCGAGATCAAGGCCGAGAACCAGACGCTGGCGACGATCACGCTCCAGAACTACTTCCGCCTCTACGACAAGCTGTCCGGCATGACCGGTACGGCCGAGACCGAGGCCGCGGAGTTCCACCAGACCTACAAGCTGGGCGTGGTGCCGATCCCGACGAACCGGCCGATGATCCGCGCCGACCAGCCGGACCTGATCTACAAGACCGAAGACGCGAAGTACGAGGCGGTCGCCGAGGACATCGCCGAGCGGCACGAGAAGGGCCAGCCGGTCCTGGTCGGCACGACGAGCGTCGAGAAGTCCGAGCGGCTGTCGAAGCTGCTGGTGAAGCTGAGCGTGCCGCACGAGGTGCTGAACGCGAAGCACCACGACCGCGAGGCGCTGATCGTCGCCCGCGCCGGCCAGAAGGGCGCCGTCACGGTCGCCACGAACATGGCGGGCCGCGGTACCGACATCGTGCTGGGCGGCAACCCCGACCTCATCGCCGACCAGGTGCTGCGCGAGCGGGGCCTGGACCCGGTCGAGCACTCCGAGGAGTACGAGGCCGCGTGGCCCGAAGTCCTGGAGCAGGTCAAGGCGGAGTCGAAGGCCGAAGCGGAAGAGGTTCGCGAGGCGGGCGGGCTCTACGTGCTGGGCACCGAGCGGCACGAGTCGCGCCGCATCGACAACCAGCTCCGCGGTCGTTCCGGCCGCCAGGGCGACCCCGGCGAGTCCCGCTTCTACCTGTCGCTCGGTGACGAGCTCATGCGCCGCTTCAACGCGACCATGGTCGAGCGCGTCATGACGACCATGCGGCTGCCCGACGACGTGCCGATCGAGCACAAGATGGTCTCCAAGGCCATCAAGAGCGCGCAGACCCAGGTCGAGCAGATCAACATGGAGCAGCGCAAGGACGTCCTCAAGTACGACGAGGTCATGAACGAGCAGCGCAAGGTGATCTACGCCGAGCGCCACCGCGTGCTGGCCGGCGAGAGCCTGCGCGACCAGATCGAGGGCATGCTCGTCGACGTCGTCAACGCCTATGTGGACGGTGCGACCTCCAGCGGCTACGCCGAGGACTGGGACCACGAGAAGCTGTGGACGGCCCTGAAGCAGCTCTACCCGGTCAGCATCGACTGGGAAGACCTGGTCGAGGACGGCGACCTCGACGCGCAGGGGCTCCGCGAGGCGCTGGTGCAGGACGCCCGCAACGCCTACGACAAGCGCGAAGCGGAGATCAACGCGCTCGTCGGCCCGGACGGCATGCGGACCCTGGAGCACCAGGTCATGCTGACGGTCCTCGACCGCAAGTGGCGCGAGCACCTCTACGAGATGGACTACCTCAAGCAGGGCATCGGCATGCGGGCGCTCGCGCAGCGCGACCCGCTGATCGAGTACCAGCGCGAGGGCTTCGACATGTTCCGCGCGATGCTCGACTCGCTGAAGGAGGAGGCCGTCGGCTTCCTGTTCAACCTGCAGGTCGAGCGGGCCGAGGCGCCGCCGGCGGAGGACGCCGCGGCGTTGCCCGCGGGTGTCGCTTCGGGCAACGGCCAGGCAGCCGCGCCCTCGGAGGGCCGGCACGCGCGTCCGGCGCCGCCGCAGCCGCCGACGACCGACACCGAGTCCGTCCCGGCCGCCCTGCGCGGCAAGGGCCTCGGCGGCGGTGGCCCGCAGTTGGGCGTGACGCTGTCCGGCCCGGGTGAGGACGGCGAGGTCGAGTCCCACGCCGACGGCGGGGCGCAGGCCGCGGGCGGTGGCGGTGGGGGAACCCGCCGGGATCGTCGTGCCGCGCAGCGCGACGCGCAGAAGAAGGGCAAGAAGGGCCCGCGTCGCTGACGTGGTTTCCGGGGCCGGGGTGCACGCGCACCCCGGCCCTGTTTTTGTGCGAGGGGAGAAGCCGGTGGATCCGCAGGAGTTCTTCGCGCTGTTCGCCGCGGAGCGGCGGCCGGATCCGTACCCGCACTACCGGCGATGGCGTGCGCGGTGGCCGGTCGCGCGGCTGGCCGAAGGGATGTTCGCGGTCAGCGGCCTCGCCGAGGCGACGCAGGTACTGCGCGACCCGGCCTTCGGGCACCCCGAGCCGGAGTACCTGGATCCGGCGGACCGGCTCCCGGACCAGCCGGTCGACGAATCGGGACGCGTGGTCCGGGCGTTCCTGTCCCTGAACCCGCCCGACCACACGCGGCTGCGACGGCTGGTGGCGAAGGCGTTCACGCCACGGATGGTCGAGCGGCTGGCACCGCGGATCGAGGAGCTCACCGCGTCGCTCCTCGACGGCGTGCGCGGTGAGTTCGACCTGATGACGTCGCTGGCCAAGCCGTTGCCGGTGGAGGTGATCGCGGAGCTGCTCGGCGTGCCGCTGGACGACCGCGAGCGCTTCGCGGCGTGGTCACACTCGATGGCGCGGGCACTGGACCCGCCGTTCCTGCAGCACCCGGACACGGTCGGGCCGGCGGTCAAGGCACGGCAGTCGTTCGTCGCGTACTTCCGTTCCCTGGCGGACCAGCGGCGACGCGAGCCGGGGGACGACCTGCTGTCCGCGCTGGTCGCGGTGTCCGACGCGGGCGACGTGCTCAGCGAGGGCGAGCTGCTGGTGACGCTGACGCTCCTGCTGATCGCCGGCCACGAGACGACGACGAACCTGATCGGCAACGGCGTACTGGCCCTGCTGCGCCACGACGGCCTTGGCGCGGCACCGCCCGACCGCGTGGTGGAGGAGGTGCTGCGCTACGACTCCCCGGTCCAGCTGACGGCCCGCACGGCGTTGCGGGACACGGAACTGGGGTCGTTCGCGGTGCCGGCGGGCAGCCAGGTGATCGTCCTGATCGGAGCGGCCAACCGCGACCCGTCAACAGGCGGCGACACGTTCGACCCGACCCGCACGCCGGGCCGCCACCTGGCGTTCGGCCAGGGAATCCACTTCTGCCTTGGTGCCCCGCTGGCACGGTTGGAGGGCCGCATCGTGTTCCGCGAACTGGCCCGCCGGATGCCGCAGCTGAAGTTGGCGGCCGATCCGAAGTGGACGGCGACGACCACCCTGCGCGGCTTGGCAACGCTCCCGGTCGCCAGCGGGGGTTAGGGTTCTGCCGCTCACGACTTGAGGGCCGGTGGGGAGGGGAGTTCGCGCGGCCGGTTGCTCGGCGGCATGGCCTGGGCTTGGCGGCCGGGTTGCGGCCCGGCGCCCGAGACCTCCGGCACCTCGGCTCGCCGACGCCGACGCCGACGCAGCTGGCGCCGCAGCCGCCGGCGACCCGGCGGTGCGCGAACCGGTGGTACAGCGAGCCGACTGCACAACGGCTGGGTGCGGGGCCCAGTCGCCCGAGACCTCTGGCACCTTGGCACGCCGACGCCGCAGGCGGCGGCTACGACCCTGGCGGCGCGCGAGCCGCCGAAGCGCGACTCACGCCGCAGCCCGGCGCTGTGCCTGAACCGGGTGTCCCGGTTTCAGCAGCGCGAACCGCACGCACTGCCAGCCCGCCGGTGTCCGGACGAACCTGGCCGCCAGCGCGATCGACCGGCCCGCCACTTCCACGCGGGCGCACGCCTCGATCACCCCCGGCGCCGGCGGGCACACGTGGACCCGGCACAGCCGGTGGCGCGGCCGTGCCAGGTGCGGGCCGCTCAGGCTCGCCAAGACCTCCGGTGCCACCAGGCCGCGGATCTGCGGCACCGGCCGGCGGCCGTCGTAGGCCTCCAGCAGCATGGTCAGCAGCCGGCTCACCTCGCCCGCCTCGAGGCCGCGAGGCATCGGCCACCGGGCATCGCTCCCGCGGTGTTCGTGCGGCGTGACGGCCGGTGGCCGGTCGGCCCGGCGTGGCACTTCGTGGTGAATCAGTGTTCTCACGCGGTGTTCCTCGGTCATTTCCTCCCCTCCCGGGCACGGCATTTCGCCGTCGCCTCCGCTTAGAGGCGGGAACCGGCCGGAAAGGCCACGAGAATCGCCCGATTCGGGAAAGAACCACCGCAACGATGGATTCACGGCCGCCGGTGCGGTAAGTGCGGGCGGTTGTTGCGCCATGCGAGACAACGCGTCGCCGCCCCGGCTATGGTGTGCCGGGTGCTGAAGGGGTTATTGGTCGACTTCGCCGGAGTTCTCACCGATCCCGACGCCGGCCGCTTCTACGATTACCTGGCGGCCGCGCGCGAGCGAGGCGTCCGCACCGCGCTGCTGTCCAACGCCCCTGGGGCGTCGGCCGAGGTCAAGAACACGATGTTCGACTATTTCGACGCGCTCGTGTTTTCCGGCGAGGTCGGGGTCGCCAAACCGGATCCCGCGGTCTACCTGCTCGCGGCCGACCGGCTCGGGCTGCCCGCCGTGCGTTGTGCGTTCGTCGACGACTCCGCCGCGAACATCCGCGGCGCCGTCGAGGCGGGGATGGTCGGCGTGCACCACCGGTCGGTCGAGGAAACGCTCTCCGAGCTCGGTGTGTTGTTCCCGGACTGGTGAGCGCGCGTCACCGCGCGCGGCGGACCAGCTCGAAAGACAGGACCGCCGCGGCGGCTGAGACATTCAGCGACTCGACGTCACCCGGCATGGGAATCGACACCCATTCCGTGACGAGCTCGCCGACTTCGGCGCCGACTCCGCCCGTCTCGCCGCCGAGCACGAACGCGGCGCGCTGCGGCAGGTCGACGTCGAACACCGTGGTACGAGCCGACGCGCCCAGCGCGTAAAGGCCGTAGCCGGCTTCGGTGAGCAGTTCGGCGGCTTCGCGCGCGGACCCGCACCGCAGCACCGGCGCGCGGAAGGCGACGCCGGCCGAAGCCTTGACCACCAGCGGGTCGAGCGCGGCGACACCGCGTCGCGGCACGATCACGCCCTCGAGCCCGGCGGCCGTCGCCGTGCGCAGGATCATCCCGACGTTCGCGGGCGTGGTGATGCCGTCGAGCAGCAGCACCCGAGACGGCGGTCGACGGTCCGAAAGCGCGGTGTCAAGCGCGCGCATCCGCGGCGCGACGACGTCGGCGAGCACGCCCTGGTCTTGCTTGCCGTTGCCGGCGAGGACCTTGACCCGGTGCGCGCTGGCGCGCTGCACCATGACTCCGGCGGCCTTCGCCGCACGCTGGATCTCGGCCGCGCCGGGACCGCGGGCGGTGTCGGCGAGGATCACCTTGTCCACGCGCAGGCCGTCGTCGGCCAGCGCTTCGAGCACCGGCTTCCGGCCGTAGACGGTCAGGAAGCGGTCTTTCGGCGAGACAGTCGACTCATCACCCACACCCGGCAGTCTCGCACTGTGTAAGGATCGCCCCATGCCCGACCGCCTCTCCGCGCTGGACGCCTCGTTTCTCTACCTCGAGGACCACGCGACCCCGATGCACGTCGGCGGCGTGGCGATCTTCGAGCGGCCGCGGTCCGGGTTCAGCTACGCGCAGCTGCTCGACCTCGTCGGCGCGCGGCTGGCATACCTGCCGCGCTACCGGCAGCGCGTCCAGGAGGTGCCGGGTCACCTCGCGCGGCCGGTGTGGGTGGACGACGTCGACTTCGACCTGAACTACCACGTCCGGCGCTCGGCGCTGCCCCAGCCGGGCAGCGACGAGCAGCTGTTCGACCTGGTCGCGCGGCTGATGTCGCGGCGGCTGGCGCCGGAGCGGCCGCTCTGGGAGGCGTACTTCATCGAGGGCCTGGCCGGTGACCGGGTGGCGCTGGTGACCAAGACGCACCAGTCCGTTGTGGACGGTGTCGGCACGATCGAGCTCGCCCAGCTCATCCTCGACCCGACGCCGGCCGAGCCGGAGCCGTTCGAGGACATCTGGACGCCGCGCCGCGAGCCGAGCCGCACGCAGCTGGTGCTGGACGCGGTCAGCGAGGGCGTCCAGCGGCCGGGCGAGGTGGTGGAGAACGTCCGGTCGGCGGCGAACGACGCGTTCGCGACGGCGGGCAAGTTCGCCGAGACCGTCGGCGGGGTGGCGTCGACGCTGCGCACGCTGGTGACTCCGGCGCCGACCGGGCCGCTGAACGTCCGGGTGTCCGGCGGCCGCGTGTTCTCGGTGGTCCGGACGCGGCTGGAGGACTTCCGCAAGATCCGCGCGGCGCACGGCGGCACGGTCAACGACGTCGTCCTCGCGGCCATCACCGGCGCGCTGCGCGAGTGGCTGCTTTCGCGCGAGGAGCAGCTGACGCCGACCGCGACGATCCGGGCGCTGGTCCCGCTGGCGGTCCGCGACGCCGAGACGGCGGAATACTCGACGCCGGCGCTGGTCGGCAACCAGGTGGCCGCGTACCTGGTGGACCTGCCGGTCGGCGAGCCCAACCCGGTGCTGCGGTTGCAGCACATCGGGCACGCGATGGCCGAGCACCTGGACTCGGGCCGTCCGGTGGCGGCGCGCGGCCTGCTCAAGGTGGGCGGCTTCGCCCCGGCCACCCTCCATTCGCTCGGCGCGCGGGCCGCGGGTTCGCTGTCCGGGCGCATCTTCAACGTCATGGTGACCAACTCGCCGGGCCCGCAGGTGCCGATGTACGCGGGAGAGGCCAGACTGGTCGAGATGTTCCCGGTGATGCCGCTCATGCGCACCCAGGCGCTGGCGATCGGGGTGACGTCCTACCACGGCGGCGTCTACTTCGGACTGAACGGCGACCGCAAGGCCGCGTTCGACGTCGACCTCGTGGCCGGGATGATCGAAGAGTCCGTGGAAGAGCTGAAGGGTGCGCACTGGTGAGGGTCTATCTGCCTGCGACCATCGCGATGCTTCGCGACCTCGAATCGTCGGGGGAGTTCCGCGCCCGCAGCGGAACGGCGTTCGCGCTGACGCCGGCGTTGCGCGAGGCGTACGTGAGCGGGTCGGACGAGGAGCTGGAGTACGCGGCCCTGCTGGACGCGGCGCGGGCGTCCCTGCGCCTGATCGCGGCGGAGGAAAAGGGCGAGCCGCGCCGGGTGGTGATCTCGGCGGACGTTTCCGGCGTGACGTTGCGGCCGGACCTGGACGCCCCGGTGGTCCGCATCGGTGGCCCGATCCCCCTGTCGGCGGTAGCGGCGATCCACGTCGACGCGGCCGAGGCGGCGGACGCGGTGGCCGCGGCCGCGGCGGTGATCGACGCGGCGGACCTCGGCGACCCGGACGCGGAATTCACGCTCGGAGACGCCGAGGACCACGAACTGGCTTGGTACGCCCCGCAGGAACTGCCGTTCTTGCTGGAGCTTCTCTGACTTGTCCACAGGTGGAGTCGGCTGTGGACAAGTCGGGTCGAGCTGGGGGTTGTGTCGGGGGTGGCCGGTAGACTGGACTTGGGGACGCCCCCCCCGGGATGGGCGGGGGCTGCCTTGGTCGGGGCTGGGGCTGCCTTGGTCGGGGCTGGGACTGGCTGGCCGGGGCGGGGCAGCGTCTAACTAACCCACCTCGTCCGCAGGCGGCGCCTGCACCTCGACTGGCGCGCCCCACTCGCGGTACCGCGTGGTGATCCGAGCCTCGCCGCCCTGCAGGATCGGCGAAAGGTCCAGCACGATCTGCAACGGCCGGTGCGCGTCGTCGAGCCACAGCTCCACCGGGAACTTGCCCCCGAGACGGCTCGCCGAGTCCGCCGACAAGCCCGCCGGCAGGTCCGTGCCCAGCCGGGACAGGTCCAGGTCCACCCGGTAGTGCTCGGCCGCCACGCCACTCAAGTCCGTGTGCTCCGAGGAGACGATCGAGCCCGCCGTCCGGATTTCGCCGAGCGTGTGCGCCGGGTCGTTCTGGGCCGCCAGTTGCGTGAGGCTGCCGCCGAGGACCTGGGAAAACGGGTCCGTTCCGTCCGCCGCGACCACTGTCCAGGGCTTGCCGGCCTGGTCGCGCGAGCCCTCCGGGACCTTCGCGTACAGCTTTCCCGCCACCAGCCGCAGCTCCATCGGCTCGCCGATGAAGTCGGTCGTCATCACCTGGGACGTCCCGCCCGGACCGAAGCGTGCCTGGCCCTGGCCCTTCGAGCGCACCTGGCCCACGGCGACGTCCGTGGTGAACTTCGCCGAGCCGCCGCTCGCCGTGGCCGCGGTGGCCGCGTCGGCCAGTGCCCGGGCGTCGGCGAACGCCGGGGGTGGCGGCGAAGTGCACGAGGTCAGCACCAAGGCGAGCAGCACGACGGCGGCTTTGCGCATGGCACACCAAAACACAGCGGCTCCCCCGAACCCGTTCGGGGGAGCCGCCGCTACTCAGCGTCCGGTCAGCGACCGGCCTTCTTCATCAGCTCGCCGAGGTCGACGACCTGGTCGGCCGGCGGGGCCGCCACGTCGACCTGGGTGCCCCAGTCGCTGTACTTCATCGTGAACTTCGAGTCGCCCGCGCCCGGCACGCCCATCGCCTGCATCATCGGGCCCTGGTCCATGGTCACCTGCACCGGCAGGTTGTCCTTGTCCAGCCACAGCTCCATCGGGAGCTTGATGTCCTTGCCCTTGAGCATGTCGGTGAGCTTGCTGCGCGCGGCCGCCGGGACCGAACCGGTGAACTGGTCGATCGCCTTCGCGACGTCCAGCTCGACCTTGTAGTGGTTGACCTGCTGACCGTTCAGCTCGGTCTGGTCGGAGGAGATGATCCGGCCGGTCTTCGAGATCTGGTCGAGCATCTTGCTCGGGTCGCTCTGCTCGGCCGACTGCGACAGCGAGCTGCCCAGCGCCTGGGAGACCGGGTCGGTGCCGTCGGCGGAGATCTTCGCCCACGACTTGTCGGTGCCCATCTGCTTCTGCTGGTCGGCGGGCAGCTTGATGTACATGACCTTGTCGACCATGCGCATCTCGGTGGTCTCGCCGGCCGCGGTGCTGGTCATCGAGAACTTGGTGTTCGCGCCGTCGATGGCCATCGCGCCGGTCGCGCTGAGCGCCTGGCCGGCGGCGGAGCCCTCCATGGTGAACTTCGCCGACTTGGACTTCTCGGTGCCCTGCTTGGACGCCGACGCCAGCTGGATCGCGTCGGTGAACGGCGAGGCGAGGCCGCTGCCGCCGGCGGCCTGCGTCTGGCTGCCGGCGGCGGCCGGCTGGGCGGTACCGGAGTTGCCGCTGCACGCCGTGAGCGTCAGCGCCAGCACGGCGGCGCTCGCGGCGACCAGGGTGGTCTTGCGCATCGAATTCCCCTCAGAGTCGGATCTTCCGCTCGGCATATCGCCCGATCGGACGAATAGTTACCACTGGGACGGTGACGATCCGGCCTTGGTTCCCGGTTGTCTCAGGACTCTGTGACGCGGGTCACTTCATGGCCGCCGCGGGAGGCCAGCAGCCGTCGCAGCGACGCCAGCCGTTCGGCGCCCGCGTGGCCTTCGGTGACGACGTCGTCGAGCGCGCAGTCCGGGTCCTCGGGCGGGCCGAGGTGCCCACAGCCCGACGGGCACTCCTCGGCGGCCGCCGCGAACTCCTCGAACGCGTCGACGATGTCGTCCGCGGTGACGTGGGCCAGCCCGAACGACCGCACGCCCGGCGTGTCGATGACCCAGCCGCCGTCCGGCAGCGGCAGCGCCACCGCCGCCACGGACGTGTGGCGTCCCTTGCCGACCGCGCTGACGACACCCGTGGCCAGCGCGGCATCCGGCACCAGGCGGTTGACCAATGTCGACTTGCCGACACCGGAGTGCCCGACCAGCGCCGTCACGCGGTCCTTCAGCATCTCGGCGACGCCTTCGGGCTCTTCGTCGTAGCGGGTCACGATCGCCGG of the Amycolatopsis sp. NBC_01488 genome contains:
- a CDS encoding ComF family protein, whose product is MWLDLLIPARCAGCGARGAPCCGRCAGVWGAVSEVVRVPVAGKVRVFALARYRGVGRRLLIAFKERGRRDLAASLGRALAEALVVLPRVSASRVCLVPAPSRRPAARVRGGPHVERLANAAAKVLAERGFEVAVAPALELSGRARDAVGLDRAARMANLAGRVRFREAGRPPPGMPVVLLDDVITTGATAAACVRAMAAEGIEVAAVLTLLAAG
- the hpf gene encoding ribosome hibernation-promoting factor, HPF/YfiA family encodes the protein MDIVVKGRNVEVPEHYRALVSEKLARLERYDRKVIRYDVELFHEPNRRQAKSCQRVEITGKGRGPAVRAEACAADFYAALDSAVTKLENRLRRTHDRRRVHYGRSRPESVAEATSALPGGGSPAAASPAARTAVLEAPEAEPQTNGFAVAGEIHLPQQQSWADDDLGHQPGRVVREKQHTAEPMTVDQALYEMELVGHDFYLFNDSEAGRPSVVYRRKGFDYGVIRLG
- the secA gene encoding preprotein translocase subunit SecA; its protein translation is MVLNRLLRAGEGKMVKRLRNIADHINTLEDDVKDLTDAELRAKTEEFRKRNGEGESLDELLPEAFAVAREAAKRVLGQRHFDVQLMGGAALHLGQVAEMKTGEGKTLTCVLPAYLNAIPGKGVHVVTTNDYLAKRDSEWMGRIHRFLGLEVGVILSEQQPDVRRSQYNADITYGTNNEFGFDYLRDNMAWSLDDCVQRGHNFAIVDEVDSILIDEARTPLIISGPADQSSRWYVEFARLAPLMKGIDTTTMGSRERTEKTNLINSKYHYEVDVRKRTVAVTEKGVRFVEDQLGIENLYEAANTPLVGYLNNALKVQELFHKDKDYIVRNGEVMIVDEFTGRILVGRRYNEGMHQAIEAKEKVEIKAENQTLATITLQNYFRLYDKLSGMTGTAETEAAEFHQTYKLGVVPIPTNRPMIRADQPDLIYKTEDAKYEAVAEDIAERHEKGQPVLVGTTSVEKSERLSKLLVKLSVPHEVLNAKHHDREALIVARAGQKGAVTVATNMAGRGTDIVLGGNPDLIADQVLRERGLDPVEHSEEYEAAWPEVLEQVKAESKAEAEEVREAGGLYVLGTERHESRRIDNQLRGRSGRQGDPGESRFYLSLGDELMRRFNATMVERVMTTMRLPDDVPIEHKMVSKAIKSAQTQVEQINMEQRKDVLKYDEVMNEQRKVIYAERHRVLAGESLRDQIEGMLVDVVNAYVDGATSSGYAEDWDHEKLWTALKQLYPVSIDWEDLVEDGDLDAQGLREALVQDARNAYDKREAEINALVGPDGMRTLEHQVMLTVLDRKWREHLYEMDYLKQGIGMRALAQRDPLIEYQREGFDMFRAMLDSLKEEAVGFLFNLQVERAEAPPAEDAAALPAGVASGNGQAAAPSEGRHARPAPPQPPTTDTESVPAALRGKGLGGGGPQLGVTLSGPGEDGEVESHADGGAQAAGGGGGGTRRDRRAAQRDAQKKGKKGPRR
- a CDS encoding cytochrome P450 produces the protein MDPQEFFALFAAERRPDPYPHYRRWRARWPVARLAEGMFAVSGLAEATQVLRDPAFGHPEPEYLDPADRLPDQPVDESGRVVRAFLSLNPPDHTRLRRLVAKAFTPRMVERLAPRIEELTASLLDGVRGEFDLMTSLAKPLPVEVIAELLGVPLDDRERFAAWSHSMARALDPPFLQHPDTVGPAVKARQSFVAYFRSLADQRRREPGDDLLSALVAVSDAGDVLSEGELLVTLTLLLIAGHETTTNLIGNGVLALLRHDGLGAAPPDRVVEEVLRYDSPVQLTARTALRDTELGSFAVPAGSQVIVLIGAANRDPSTGGDTFDPTRTPGRHLAFGQGIHFCLGAPLARLEGRIVFRELARRMPQLKLAADPKWTATTTLRGLATLPVASGG
- a CDS encoding Rv3235 family protein codes for the protein MRTLIHHEVPRRADRPPAVTPHEHRGSDARWPMPRGLEAGEVSRLLTMLLEAYDGRRPVPQIRGLVAPEVLASLSGPHLARPRHRLCRVHVCPPAPGVIEACARVEVAGRSIALAARFVRTPAGWQCVRFALLKPGHPVQAQRRAAA
- a CDS encoding HAD-IA family hydrolase — translated: MVDFAGVLTDPDAGRFYDYLAAARERGVRTALLSNAPGASAEVKNTMFDYFDALVFSGEVGVAKPDPAVYLLAADRLGLPAVRCAFVDDSAANIRGAVEAGMVGVHHRSVEETLSELGVLFPDW
- a CDS encoding TrmH family RNA methyltransferase; the protein is MGDESTVSPKDRFLTVYGRKPVLEALADDGLRVDKVILADTARGPGAAEIQRAAKAAGVMVQRASAHRVKVLAGNGKQDQGVLADVVAPRMRALDTALSDRRPPSRVLLLDGITTPANVGMILRTATAAGLEGVIVPRRGVAALDPLVVKASAGVAFRAPVLRCGSAREAAELLTEAGYGLYALGASARTTVFDVDLPQRAAFVLGGETGGVGAEVGELVTEWVSIPMPGDVESLNVSAAAAVLSFELVRRAR